A window of Gossypium hirsutum isolate 1008001.06 chromosome D13, Gossypium_hirsutum_v2.1, whole genome shotgun sequence genomic DNA:
ttaaaaaaatttaagggtctaaagcaaattttcaaaaattgttcGCCTCTGAAAGAACATTTAGGGCCTTTTTTACCTTTGATGTTGAAAAGTGCGGTGGAGCTGTTTACTTGAGGTGTAAAAGTGTATTTGGAAAATTTGAATGTATTTATCATTACTTTTGAGAAgataaaaaaggtaattttaagctaaaatttttggctttttggaTTGGGTTAAAATCCCGGTTTAGAAATCAAGCTTTGGTTTGAAAAGTTACGTGTTTTTGGGTTTACAAAGCCGTAGTGTATTTGTACTTGATTTGATGGATGATCTTCGAGTATGTTAATTGCTATATGTTTTTGCTGTTCTAAAAGGGAGGAATGTTGTGTTGGATGAATTCGGAAGTCCGAAAGTAGTCAATGATGGGGTGACAATAGCTAGAGCTATTGAGCTTCCTAATGCCATGGAAAATGCTGGTGCTGCTCTTATCAGAGAGGTTGGTTCGTGCTTTAATCttgtttgttgttgttgttttggtTTGATAAGCCTTTAATCTTGCTGTGATATGGTCGTTTACGCTgacattgtttgtttgttttttggcTGTTGATGATGAAGGTTGCGAGTAAAACTAATGACTCTGCAGGTGATGGGACGACTACGGCATCGGTACTTGCACGGGAAATCATCAAACTAGGACTTTTGACTGTTACTTCGGGTGCAAATCCGGTCTCAGTGAAAAGGGGTATCGATAAAACCGTACAATGTTTAATAGAAGAGTTGGAAAAGAAGGCTAGGCCTGTTAAAGGTCGTGATGATATCAAAGGTACTCTGCAGAAAAATAATAGATCGAATTAGGCAAGCTGAATTGTCCTTTAATCACAATACTTACTGTTTTACTTTGCAGCTGTGGCTTCCATTTCTGCTGGAAATGATGACCTTATTGGAACAATGGTAGCTGATGCTATTGACAAAGTCGGTCCCGATGGTGTTTTGTCAATCGAGTCATCGTCTTCATTTGAGACCACCGTTGATGTTGAGGAAGGAATGGAGGTATATGATGCTTCATTTTTTAccgttgttttttttttcaacactTAAAACCTTTGTTGTTCTTATGGTTGTTTCTTTTCAGATTGACAGAGGTTACATCTCACCGCAATTCGTAACAAATCCCGAGAAATTAATTTGTGAATTCGAGAATGCAAGGGTGCTAGTAACCGATCAAAAGATTACAGCTATTAAGGACATAATTCCCCTCTTGGAGAAGACTACTCAGTTAAGAGCTCCATTGCTTATAATTGCTGAGGATGTTACCGGAGAGGCTCTTGCTACACTTGTAGTGAACAAACTCCGAGGTATCCTTAATGTTGCAGCCATTAAAGCTCCGAGTTTCGGCGAAAGAAGAAAAGCTGTCCTTCAAGATATTGCCATTCTTACTGGTATGCAAATTGTTGTCTgtttcttataattatttttagaacaTTCCATTATGGTTTTTTAATGATTGTTTCATTATCAAAACCATAGGTGCCGAGTTCCAAGCAAATGATCTGGGTTTGTTAATCGAGAACACCTCTGTTGAGCAGCTTGGTATAGCCAGGAAAGTTATCATCACCAAGGATTCAACCCAAATAATTGCTGATGCCGCTTCGAAGGATGAAATACAAGCTAGGGTGCAACAATTAAAGAAAGAACTAGCCGAGACAGATTCTGTTTACGACACAGAAAAACTGGCAGAAAGGATTGCCAAACTATCTGGTGGTGTTGCAGTCATTAAGGTTGGGGCTGCAACTGAGACTGAACTCGAGGATCGCAAGCTACGTATTGAAGATGCCAAGAATGCTACCTTTGCTGCCATAGAGGAAGGTATTGTACCTGGTGGTGGTGCTGCATTAGTTCATCTCTCGACTTGCGTCCCTGCAATTAAGGATAAGCTTGAAGACTCTGAAGAGCGCATAGGAGCCGACATTGTGCAGAAGGTAACTCTCCCGAACAACAATTAACCCTCGGTTCAACTATTTGTAAACTG
This region includes:
- the LOC107891664 gene encoding ruBisCO large subunit-binding protein subunit alpha encodes the protein MASANALSSASILCSPNKGSLRRKGNQRQNQRVNYRQGNNRFGVKACAKEIAFDQSSRAAMQAGIDKLADAVGLTLGPRGRNVVLDEFGSPKVVNDGVTIARAIELPNAMENAGAALIREVASKTNDSAGDGTTTASVLAREIIKLGLLTVTSGANPVSVKRGIDKTVQCLIEELEKKARPVKGRDDIKAVASISAGNDDLIGTMVADAIDKVGPDGVLSIESSSSFETTVDVEEGMEIDRGYISPQFVTNPEKLICEFENARVLVTDQKITAIKDIIPLLEKTTQLRAPLLIIAEDVTGEALATLVVNKLRGILNVAAIKAPSFGERRKAVLQDIAILTGAEFQANDLGLLIENTSVEQLGIARKVIITKDSTQIIADAASKDEIQARVQQLKKELAETDSVYDTEKLAERIAKLSGGVAVIKVGAATETELEDRKLRIEDAKNATFAAIEEGIVPGGGAALVHLSTCVPAIKDKLEDSEERIGADIVQKALVAPASLIAQNAGMEGEVVVEKVKNSDWEIGYNAMTDTYENMLEAGVIDPAKVTRCALQNAASVAGMVLTTQAIVVEKAKPKAPAAAAPEGLTI